The following proteins are encoded in a genomic region of Sneathiella marina:
- a CDS encoding LysR substrate-binding domain-containing protein — MQELWKLASSPRHLIVFEAAARHASFTQAARELNVQQPAVSAAIKQLENSLGVLLFERGHKKVSLTSSGQRFFVDVSKALDGMLASAQKLHASGQSNQVTLNASSAFNFYWMMPRLHDLREHFPGIDLRLQTSDHEPNIDAENINLAIRRGSGVWEDCHSTMIASEVIYPIANPSVMHTAVNLKTISNLQHERLIHLEEPIRERPTWKDWFAHFGVANIDTSSTIRLNDYALVLQAAIAGEGFAFGWKHLTDPLIEQGLLAGRRDWSWETGLGFYLVWSRHKALSSQAQLTRDWIISACENKIY; from the coding sequence ATGCAAGAACTCTGGAAATTGGCCTCATCTCCGCGGCATTTGATTGTTTTCGAAGCTGCCGCCCGACATGCCTCCTTCACCCAGGCTGCGCGGGAACTGAATGTTCAGCAACCGGCTGTCAGTGCTGCCATCAAACAACTGGAGAATAGCCTGGGCGTTTTGTTATTCGAGCGCGGCCATAAAAAAGTTTCTCTGACCAGTTCCGGCCAGAGATTTTTTGTCGATGTATCGAAAGCACTTGATGGAATGCTGGCGTCGGCGCAAAAGCTGCATGCGAGCGGTCAGAGTAATCAGGTTACATTAAACGCCTCTTCCGCTTTTAATTTTTACTGGATGATGCCACGACTGCATGATTTGCGGGAGCATTTTCCGGGGATCGATCTTCGCCTCCAAACCAGCGATCATGAACCTAATATCGACGCAGAGAATATTAACCTCGCGATTAGACGAGGGAGTGGTGTCTGGGAGGATTGTCACTCAACCATGATCGCCAGCGAAGTAATTTATCCTATTGCAAATCCAAGCGTGATGCATACAGCAGTCAACTTAAAAACAATTTCCAACCTGCAACATGAACGGTTAATCCATTTAGAAGAACCCATCCGCGAACGGCCGACATGGAAAGATTGGTTTGCTCATTTTGGAGTTGCCAATATTGATACATCCTCGACTATAAGACTAAACGACTATGCCCTTGTCCTACAGGCCGCCATAGCTGGCGAAGGTTTCGCATTCGGATGGAAACATCTTACAGATCCACTGATCGAGCAAGGTTTGCTGGCTGGCCGCAGGGATTGGTCTTGGGAAACCGGATTGGGGTTTTATCTTGTCTGGTCACGACATAAGGCGTTAAGTTCGCAAGCGCAGCTGACTAGAGACTGGATTATCTCTGCTTGTGAAAATAAAATCTATTAA
- a CDS encoding trimethylamine methyltransferase family protein gives MARRSRASRDRKIAAVGIPASPHIRRCLPFYDILDDEQLVKLEAQVNWLIEEVGVAFRDDPEALKIWKQAGAKIDGDIIRAPADWVRNLCRQAPREFTQLARNPERSVKIGGSNQVFAPIYGAPFVRDLKGGRRYGDMQSFENLVKLTYMHPNLHHGGFVTCEPCDVPVSKRHLDMLYAHMTLSDKPHLGAITEKSRAQDSVDMAEIVFGKEVMENNCVILGNVNTNSPMLVDKVVTEAIQVYCARGQGIIVAPFILSGAMGPASTTASVTQAMAEALMVCAFSQLVKPGAPFILGNFLSSMSLKSGAPTFGMPEPVLSNYVIGQLARRAGLPLRCGGSLTAAKIEDAQAAYESADSMHSTMLAGANYVLHAAGWLEGGLCTGFEKLIMDADRLGSYQKILGQGLDVSDEAFARDAYGEVDPGGHFLGSGHTMRNYQTAFYEATLSDSENVESWEERGSTDMRMRAFEKWTTMLTEYQPPKMEESVRDALQDFIARRKEELPDAWY, from the coding sequence ATGGCACGTCGTTCAAGAGCCTCACGGGATCGCAAAATTGCGGCGGTTGGTATTCCGGCGTCGCCGCATATTCGGCGATGTTTGCCTTTTTATGATATTTTGGACGATGAGCAGCTTGTAAAGTTGGAGGCCCAGGTAAATTGGCTCATCGAAGAAGTTGGCGTCGCCTTTCGAGATGATCCGGAAGCGCTTAAGATCTGGAAACAGGCCGGCGCTAAAATAGATGGGGATATTATTCGTGCTCCGGCGGACTGGGTGCGAAATCTGTGTCGACAGGCCCCAAGAGAATTTACCCAGCTTGCGCGCAATCCTGAACGCTCTGTGAAAATTGGCGGATCCAATCAAGTATTTGCACCCATTTACGGAGCGCCATTTGTACGAGATTTAAAAGGAGGGCGCCGGTATGGAGACATGCAAAGTTTCGAGAATCTGGTCAAGCTTACCTATATGCATCCGAATTTGCATCACGGAGGATTTGTAACTTGCGAGCCTTGCGATGTGCCGGTTTCCAAGCGGCATTTGGATATGCTGTATGCGCATATGACTTTGAGTGACAAGCCGCATCTTGGTGCCATAACGGAAAAGTCGCGAGCTCAAGACAGCGTTGATATGGCGGAAATCGTATTTGGCAAGGAGGTGATGGAAAACAACTGCGTCATTCTTGGAAACGTCAATACCAATTCTCCGATGCTCGTTGATAAAGTGGTGACGGAAGCAATTCAGGTATATTGCGCGCGCGGTCAGGGGATCATCGTTGCACCTTTTATCCTAAGCGGCGCCATGGGGCCGGCATCGACAACAGCGTCTGTTACCCAAGCCATGGCGGAAGCCTTGATGGTCTGTGCTTTTTCCCAACTGGTGAAGCCGGGGGCGCCTTTTATCCTTGGTAATTTTCTGTCTTCCATGTCGCTGAAATCAGGCGCCCCGACATTTGGCATGCCCGAGCCGGTTCTGAGCAATTATGTCATCGGGCAGCTTGCCCGTCGCGCTGGATTACCACTACGTTGTGGCGGCTCACTGACGGCGGCAAAAATAGAGGATGCCCAAGCGGCATATGAATCAGCTGATTCCATGCATTCGACCATGCTGGCAGGAGCTAATTATGTATTGCATGCCGCGGGTTGGCTTGAAGGTGGACTTTGTACCGGATTTGAGAAGCTTATCATGGATGCGGATCGATTGGGGAGCTACCAGAAAATACTTGGGCAAGGGTTGGATGTCTCAGATGAGGCATTTGCTCGGGATGCATATGGTGAAGTTGACCCCGGCGGCCATTTTCTTGGATCAGGTCATACCATGAGAAACTACCAGACCGCATTTTATGAAGCCACGCTGTCTGATAGTGAAAATGTCGAAAGCTGGGAGGAGCGAGGCTCTACCGATATGCGCATGCGCGCTTTTGAGAAATGGACCACCATGCTGACCGAATATCAACCTCCAAAAATGGAGGAAAGCGTCCGCGACGCCTTGCAGGACTTTATTGCGAGACGGAAAGAGGAACTTCCGGACGCGTGGTATTAG
- a CDS encoding GcvT family protein, with amino-acid sequence MPEIQKDTSSQQKKLPSHAKVVVIGGGVVGCSILFHLAKFGWKDVVLLERDELTSGSSWHAAGQIHTISSDPNISRLQSYTIDLYKEIEETSGHSVGLHITGGFYLASTKDWYDYLKRERSKARYMGLHQEFISPQEVADRHPLIDPKHYHAALWDDQDGDLDPSGATYAFAKAAKVHGAQYFTHTPVTATTQRPDGSWDVTTPKAVINAEHIVNCGGLWAREVGHMQGIHLPVQPMEHHYLITEDIEAVKNHKTRLPAGIDYEANIYFRQERQGMLLGTYEPKGTPWKVGGTPWDFGHELLPPDLDRVADRLEMSFERIPAIGQAGIKNFINGPFTFGPDGNPMIGPVPGMKNYWVAVGVMAGFCQGGGVGLTMAEWMIDGEPSIDVWAMDVARFGDFASPDWGTIKSTENYERRFVMTFPNETLPKGRMQKTTALYDRLIAKGARMGQGFGLEHALWFADGPDEAHEEPTFERNRSHDYVAREIQTVREAVGGIEIANFAKHEFKGAGARAYLDQVLAGYVPKPGRLTLTPMLTPNGKLYGDLTVACLAEDHFMIFGSGAMQEAHRRWFEKDLPTNVSYENVSDDWHGIALSGPKSRDLLARITRDNISAEEFKFRDMRQTFVGGVPVILNRISFSGELGYEIYCRPQYLLRLSEAIEDAGQDLGYGWYGARALMSMRLEKGWGVWTLDFRPDFNAVESGMDIFINWKKDFVGKQATEQIRADGIHRKLVTMTIEVNGIDVSNDEAILKEGQAVGYISSGGYAHHVRKSMAMGYVDIEHAAPGTKLDVEILGELYNAEILGAPIYDANGANMRA; translated from the coding sequence ATGCCAGAAATTCAAAAAGACACAAGCTCGCAACAAAAGAAGCTGCCCTCCCATGCCAAAGTAGTGGTAATCGGAGGGGGAGTGGTCGGTTGTTCCATTCTTTTCCACCTTGCCAAATTTGGATGGAAAGACGTTGTGCTGCTGGAACGCGATGAATTGACATCCGGATCTTCATGGCATGCAGCAGGGCAGATTCATACAATCAGTTCCGACCCCAATATTTCCCGCCTGCAGAGCTATACCATTGATCTGTACAAGGAGATCGAGGAAACATCCGGGCATTCAGTCGGTCTCCATATCACCGGTGGCTTTTATCTGGCCTCAACAAAAGACTGGTATGACTATCTAAAACGGGAACGATCCAAGGCTCGTTATATGGGGCTGCATCAGGAATTTATCTCACCACAGGAAGTGGCGGATCGACATCCGTTGATTGATCCGAAGCATTATCATGCAGCGCTTTGGGATGATCAGGATGGTGATCTTGATCCATCCGGTGCAACTTATGCATTTGCCAAAGCGGCGAAAGTGCATGGTGCGCAGTATTTTACCCATACACCGGTGACCGCGACAACGCAGCGTCCCGATGGATCCTGGGATGTAACGACCCCAAAAGCTGTTATCAACGCCGAGCATATTGTCAATTGCGGCGGCCTTTGGGCTCGAGAGGTTGGCCATATGCAGGGCATTCATTTGCCGGTGCAACCGATGGAGCATCATTACCTGATCACTGAGGATATCGAGGCTGTTAAAAACCACAAAACGCGGTTGCCCGCTGGTATTGACTATGAAGCCAATATCTATTTCCGTCAGGAGCGGCAGGGAATGCTGCTTGGAACTTACGAGCCTAAAGGGACACCTTGGAAAGTGGGCGGTACGCCTTGGGATTTTGGTCATGAGCTATTGCCGCCTGATTTGGACAGGGTCGCGGACAGGCTTGAAATGTCATTTGAACGTATTCCCGCTATCGGTCAGGCGGGCATCAAAAATTTCATCAATGGACCTTTCACCTTTGGCCCTGATGGCAATCCCATGATCGGGCCCGTTCCAGGCATGAAAAATTACTGGGTCGCCGTCGGTGTTATGGCCGGGTTCTGTCAAGGTGGCGGGGTTGGCCTGACCATGGCGGAATGGATGATCGACGGGGAGCCGAGCATTGATGTATGGGCCATGGATGTGGCCCGGTTCGGAGATTTTGCCTCTCCTGATTGGGGGACAATCAAATCCACTGAGAACTATGAGCGCCGATTTGTCATGACCTTCCCAAATGAAACCTTACCCAAAGGACGCATGCAGAAAACGACAGCATTGTATGATCGTCTTATTGCGAAAGGCGCGCGGATGGGTCAGGGTTTTGGCCTGGAGCATGCCTTGTGGTTCGCTGATGGTCCTGACGAAGCCCATGAAGAGCCAACCTTTGAGCGCAATCGATCCCATGACTATGTCGCACGGGAAATTCAGACAGTGCGCGAGGCGGTAGGGGGTATTGAGATTGCCAATTTCGCCAAGCATGAATTCAAGGGCGCGGGTGCCCGTGCTTATCTGGATCAAGTACTTGCAGGATATGTTCCAAAGCCGGGAAGGCTGACCTTAACTCCCATGTTGACGCCCAACGGCAAACTCTATGGAGATTTAACAGTCGCATGTTTGGCAGAGGATCATTTTATGATCTTTGGCTCCGGCGCGATGCAGGAAGCTCATCGCCGATGGTTTGAAAAAGATCTGCCGACGAATGTTTCCTATGAAAATGTATCCGATGACTGGCATGGGATCGCGCTGTCTGGGCCGAAATCACGCGATCTTTTGGCGCGAATAACACGGGATAATATATCGGCGGAGGAGTTCAAATTTCGCGACATGCGTCAGACTTTTGTGGGCGGTGTGCCGGTTATTTTGAACCGCATCAGTTTTTCCGGCGAACTGGGGTATGAAATTTATTGTCGTCCCCAATATTTACTGCGTCTGTCAGAAGCTATTGAAGATGCCGGGCAAGATCTCGGGTACGGTTGGTACGGCGCCCGTGCCTTGATGTCCATGCGCCTGGAAAAGGGATGGGGCGTCTGGACTTTGGACTTTCGTCCTGACTTTAATGCCGTGGAATCCGGGATGGACATATTCATCAACTGGAAAAAAGATTTTGTTGGAAAGCAAGCAACAGAACAAATTCGCGCAGATGGTATTCACCGGAAGCTGGTGACTATGACTATTGAAGTGAATGGGATCGATGTGTCTAATGATGAAGCGATTTTGAAAGAGGGACAAGCTGTCGGATACATTAGCTCCGGCGGTTACGCGCATCATGTCAGGAAATCCATGGCGATGGGATATGTGGATATAGAGCATGCTGCCCCGGGTACCAAGCTGGACGTGGAGATCCTCGGTGAATTATATAACGCGGAAATTCTGGGCGCGCCGATTTATGATGCGAATGGCGCGAATATGCGGGCCTAA
- a CDS encoding MarR family winged helix-turn-helix transcriptional regulator — protein MAFEKNISAGYLANHMARLFAKGLQERITPLGIVTGQFPMLLELWEQDGISQRELLSKLDVEQATLANTLTRMERDGLIKRTKHPSDARAQQIWLTDKARAVREQSYAAASAQNAEAMSALSSTEQTQFIDFMHRVIGAMRQR, from the coding sequence ATGGCTTTTGAAAAGAACATATCAGCGGGATATCTCGCAAATCATATGGCCCGGCTATTTGCCAAAGGCCTGCAGGAACGCATTACTCCGTTGGGTATTGTCACCGGCCAGTTTCCGATGCTGTTGGAATTATGGGAACAGGACGGCATCTCCCAAAGAGAGCTGCTGTCCAAGCTGGATGTTGAACAGGCCACCTTAGCAAACACCCTGACCCGCATGGAGCGAGATGGATTGATCAAGCGCACCAAGCATCCCTCCGATGCGCGGGCGCAACAAATCTGGTTGACAGACAAAGCAAGGGCTGTGCGTGAACAGTCCTACGCTGCAGCGTCAGCACAAAACGCAGAAGCCATGTCTGCTTTGTCGTCCACTGAGCAAACCCAGTTCATCGACTTTATGCATCGGGTGATCGGAGCGATGCGCCAACGCTAA
- a CDS encoding thiamine pyrophosphate-binding protein: MTRTTPKAEFSNTWQSQIYDVLKEFQIKHMAYVPDAGHATAINKFEADNDVTSVVLTTEEEGIPYLAGASLGGDRGVLLMQSSGVGNCINMLSLQNNARFPLLMLITMRGDWGEFNQWQNPMGQATEAALKLMGVLTWRVDRPEDVEPLVRGAATMAFEGDQACAVLLGQRLIGKKEWTK; encoded by the coding sequence ATGACGCGAACTACTCCGAAGGCTGAGTTTTCAAATACTTGGCAATCTCAGATTTATGATGTTTTGAAAGAATTTCAAATCAAACATATGGCCTATGTCCCAGACGCGGGCCATGCGACGGCTATCAACAAATTTGAAGCTGATAATGATGTAACATCCGTTGTTCTGACAACAGAAGAAGAGGGAATACCCTACCTCGCAGGAGCCAGTCTCGGGGGAGATCGAGGCGTCTTGTTGATGCAATCCAGCGGCGTTGGTAATTGTATCAATATGCTCTCGTTGCAGAATAATGCCCGGTTTCCGCTTTTAATGCTGATAACTATGCGGGGGGATTGGGGAGAGTTTAATCAATGGCAAAACCCCATGGGCCAAGCGACAGAAGCGGCGCTGAAGCTGATGGGCGTCCTCACATGGCGCGTCGATAGACCCGAAGATGTGGAGCCATTGGTGCGGGGTGCGGCAACGATGGCATTTGAAGGGGATCAAGCATGTGCGGTATTGCTGGGTCAGCGGCTCATCGGGAAAAAGGAATGGACGAAGTAA
- a CDS encoding thiamine pyrophosphate-dependent enzyme — MGKVLLKRRDVVAELLKDRGDTIVVTGLGSPSYDVMAAGDHDLNYYLWGAMGGAAMVGLGLAKSRPDHNVLVITGDGEMLMAMGAFATIAVQAPKNLTIAILDNGYYGETGMQLSHSGRGVELDRVAASVKFDWAARITDMAEVKDLRRRVHARNALNCAAISIDAEEVERVLPSRDGVYIKNRVKAALGQKI; from the coding sequence ATGGGCAAGGTTCTTTTGAAACGCCGGGACGTTGTTGCCGAGTTACTCAAAGACCGGGGTGATACGATTGTCGTCACCGGGCTGGGGTCTCCGTCTTACGATGTGATGGCAGCGGGGGATCATGATTTGAACTATTATCTTTGGGGCGCAATGGGCGGGGCGGCCATGGTTGGACTGGGGCTGGCAAAATCACGCCCCGACCATAATGTGCTGGTGATCACCGGGGATGGTGAAATGTTGATGGCCATGGGGGCATTTGCCACTATTGCAGTTCAGGCGCCCAAAAACCTCACCATTGCAATTCTCGATAATGGGTATTATGGCGAAACCGGCATGCAGCTTAGCCATTCCGGCCGCGGTGTGGAGCTGGATAGAGTAGCGGCAAGCGTCAAGTTTGACTGGGCCGCGAGAATAACGGATATGGCTGAGGTCAAGGATCTGCGTAGGCGAGTGCACGCCCGTAATGCGTTGAATTGCGCGGCCATCTCCATTGATGCGGAGGAGGTGGAGCGGGTGCTCCCGTCGAGAGATGGCGTTTATATCAAGAACAGGGTGAAAGCGGCATTGGGCCAGAAGATTTGA
- a CDS encoding cupin domain-containing protein, which produces MENKLKPVRRVVTGHNDAGYSVIEEDGMSPATKTIEGRPDYAVTNIWRTGKSPADVHADDDILEHRGVTPPEMGTVIRAIDIPPETGDPEEFRKIVEKTFKTLYPDAEHAPSDTRHYGMHKTSTVDYAIIIEGELTAIMDEGETVLKAGDILIQRGTNHGWANRSDAMCRVVFILVDGR; this is translated from the coding sequence ATGGAGAATAAACTCAAACCCGTACGTCGCGTGGTTACCGGGCATAACGATGCGGGATACAGTGTGATAGAAGAAGACGGGATGTCACCGGCTACAAAAACCATTGAAGGCCGTCCGGATTATGCCGTCACGAATATCTGGCGTACAGGAAAGTCGCCAGCTGACGTTCATGCGGATGATGACATCTTGGAGCATCGTGGCGTAACGCCGCCCGAAATGGGGACGGTCATACGGGCAATAGACATCCCGCCGGAAACGGGAGATCCGGAAGAGTTTCGAAAGATCGTCGAGAAGACATTCAAAACCCTGTACCCCGATGCCGAGCACGCGCCCAGCGATACACGACATTATGGTATGCACAAGACGAGCACTGTCGATTATGCCATTATTATTGAAGGGGAGTTGACGGCCATCATGGACGAAGGAGAAACGGTTCTAAAGGCCGGGGATATCCTGATCCAGAGAGGGACCAACCATGGCTGGGCGAACCGTTCTGATGCCATGTGCAGAGTGGTGTTTATTCTTGTGGATGGGCGATGA
- a CDS encoding pyridoxamine 5'-phosphate oxidase family protein — MHDTAALNQTISPFHPGEQELQSRAGKREMMEKFGRRAIRTYMPDQHRDFFAKLPFLVVGNVDETGSPWVSILSGHPGFLSSPEPTILQVNSAASKGDPLTQSLTRTGAPLGLLGIEMMTRRRNRMNGRISETKPAHFSVTVDQSFGNCPQYIQNRSIDFVRDPDTPLDEENVETFTSLDPTSVNLITNADTFFVSSYLAPKDQPEIEGVDVSHRGGMPGFVKVEENILTIPDYPGNYHFNTFGNFLLNPKAGLTFLDFSTGDLLMLTGGVELLWDHDETVTAVKGSERAWRFTLDHGIRLKNALPFRARFFDYSTHSEMTGTWAQADALKAAEAKREEWRPYRLARIKDESSEIRSFYFEPADGHSLLPFEAGQFLTLRLTTENNSNPALRTYTVSSAPGEDFYRISVKREDEGQISRYLHDRLKPGDIIEAKAPRGDFFIDPAETRPAVLLAGGVGITPMMSMALHVVSEGVRTRHMRPLTIFHSARTTKQRAFYDLFKLLQQQTEGIVTYYSFISNPATDEKPGVDFNGSGRIHGDAFRQALGLDDYDFYLCGPPAFMQAMYDTLRGLAVRDSRIFAEAFGPASLARQPDGGATMFEPEAEAEQSVITFAASGFEQRWNAGDATLLETAESHGLFPAFSCRDGKCGSCATKIKSGNVAYRIKPTASVAKDEVLLCCSVPAKGSDNIELDL, encoded by the coding sequence ATGCATGACACGGCAGCACTCAATCAAACGATTTCTCCCTTCCATCCAGGTGAACAGGAACTCCAATCCCGCGCCGGCAAACGCGAAATGATGGAAAAATTTGGCCGCCGGGCCATCCGCACCTATATGCCCGATCAGCATCGCGACTTCTTTGCGAAACTTCCCTTTCTTGTGGTCGGGAATGTCGATGAGACAGGGTCACCATGGGTATCGATCCTATCTGGCCATCCAGGTTTCCTCTCCTCACCTGAACCCACTATTTTGCAGGTCAACTCCGCAGCGTCGAAAGGCGACCCCCTTACCCAGAGCTTGACGCGGACTGGCGCACCGCTTGGATTGCTGGGCATTGAGATGATGACCCGTCGCCGCAACCGAATGAATGGCCGCATTTCCGAAACAAAACCGGCGCATTTTTCAGTGACAGTTGATCAATCCTTCGGGAATTGCCCGCAATATATTCAAAACCGTTCCATTGATTTCGTGCGCGATCCGGACACTCCGCTAGATGAAGAGAATGTGGAGACATTTACCAGCCTGGATCCCACTTCTGTAAATTTGATCACGAATGCAGATACTTTTTTTGTCTCCAGTTATCTCGCTCCCAAGGATCAGCCTGAGATCGAGGGCGTTGACGTCTCCCACCGCGGGGGAATGCCGGGTTTTGTTAAAGTGGAGGAAAATATTCTGACAATTCCCGATTATCCGGGTAATTACCATTTCAACACTTTTGGAAATTTCCTGCTTAATCCAAAAGCGGGCCTGACTTTCCTGGATTTCTCCACGGGTGATTTGCTGATGCTTACTGGCGGCGTCGAATTGCTTTGGGATCATGATGAAACCGTGACTGCCGTTAAGGGGTCAGAACGGGCCTGGCGGTTTACACTGGATCATGGCATTCGGCTAAAAAACGCATTGCCGTTTCGTGCCAGGTTTTTTGACTACTCAACTCATTCGGAAATGACCGGTACCTGGGCGCAGGCCGATGCCTTGAAAGCGGCGGAGGCGAAGCGCGAAGAATGGCGTCCCTATCGCCTCGCCCGCATCAAGGACGAAAGTTCTGAGATCCGGTCTTTTTATTTTGAACCGGCCGACGGCCACAGCCTGCTGCCTTTTGAGGCCGGGCAATTTTTAACCTTACGCCTGACGACTGAGAATAATTCGAATCCGGCACTTCGGACTTACACCGTATCATCAGCACCGGGTGAGGACTTCTACCGGATCTCAGTCAAGCGTGAAGACGAGGGCCAGATCTCTCGCTATCTGCATGACCGACTGAAACCTGGCGATATCATTGAGGCCAAGGCACCACGAGGAGATTTTTTCATTGATCCAGCCGAAACCCGTCCGGCTGTTCTGCTAGCCGGTGGGGTTGGTATTACTCCCATGATGTCCATGGCTTTGCATGTGGTCAGTGAAGGGGTTCGAACCCGGCATATGCGCCCACTCACTATATTTCATTCCGCCCGAACCACGAAACAACGCGCCTTCTATGACTTGTTTAAGCTGTTACAGCAACAAACCGAAGGGATCGTTACCTATTACTCCTTTATCTCCAATCCAGCCACAGATGAAAAACCTGGCGTTGATTTTAATGGCAGCGGCCGCATCCATGGAGACGCTTTTCGCCAAGCCCTTGGTCTCGATGACTATGATTTCTATCTATGTGGTCCACCAGCATTTATGCAAGCCATGTATGATACGCTGCGAGGCCTGGCTGTTAGGGATAGCCGAATTTTCGCCGAGGCGTTTGGCCCCGCTTCACTTGCCCGCCAACCCGACGGAGGAGCTACAATGTTTGAACCAGAAGCGGAGGCGGAGCAAAGCGTCATCACCTTCGCGGCCTCAGGTTTCGAGCAACGTTGGAATGCCGGGGACGCTACTTTACTGGAGACAGCTGAAAGTCACGGTTTATTCCCTGCTTTTAGTTGTCGGGATGGGAAATGTGGGTCCTGCGCCACAAAGATCAAATCCGGCAATGTCGCCTATCGCATAAAGCCAACAGCGTCGGTTGCAAAGGATGAAGTGCTTCTGTGTTGCTCGGTTCCGGCAAAGGGATCAGATAATATTGAGCTCGATCTTTAG
- a CDS encoding glutathione S-transferase family protein encodes MSNAVKIYSFPLSGHAHRIELFVSLAGIAHDVILVDLAAGEHKQPPFLALNPAGQVPVIKDGDTVVSDSNAILVYLSRKYAPSYLPADPKLEAEVQKFLTLAAGELAFGPAAARLITVFGAPLDADFTQTVAARVLAKLEVHMEGRDFLVGDAPTIADIAIYSYTAHAPEGNVSLEPYPNVRRLLANIQALDGFVPMPASKAGLVA; translated from the coding sequence ATGTCAAACGCCGTTAAAATCTACAGCTTCCCCCTCTCCGGCCACGCCCATCGCATCGAGCTTTTCGTCAGTCTAGCCGGCATTGCCCATGACGTTATTCTTGTAGACTTGGCTGCCGGAGAGCATAAACAGCCCCCGTTCCTGGCATTGAATCCAGCTGGTCAAGTACCGGTGATCAAGGATGGTGACACGGTGGTGTCTGATTCCAATGCCATTTTGGTTTATTTATCTCGGAAATATGCTCCCTCTTACTTGCCGGCAGATCCAAAACTGGAAGCGGAAGTTCAGAAATTCCTGACATTGGCAGCCGGTGAACTGGCTTTTGGCCCCGCCGCCGCCCGATTGATCACCGTATTTGGTGCCCCGCTTGACGCAGACTTTACCCAAACCGTTGCCGCACGGGTTTTGGCCAAGTTGGAAGTGCATATGGAAGGACGTGATTTCCTTGTCGGAGACGCGCCAACAATCGCTGATATTGCCATTTACAGCTATACAGCCCATGCACCAGAAGGCAATGTGTCACTGGAGCCCTACCCGAATGTCCGTCGCCTGCTGGCAAATATACAGGCACTTGATGGTTTTGTTCCTATGCCTGCCTCCAAGGCCGGCCTTGTTGCATAA
- a CDS encoding LysR family transcriptional regulator: MDTIDGMRTFVAVAGQRSFTGGAGQLGISTKLASKYVRQLEEHLGAQLFNRTTRTVTLTDTGTAYLERCLPLLDQFDELEGLVQERQSELAGPIRITAPTGFGSRELVAALHPFQKAHSKVTFDIRLSDQHVAIIEEGFDLAIRFGALKDSSLMARKLMDMRLVVIASPKYLSEYGEPRHPSALETHNCLIQLTSADPYNWKFRVDGEIVSFPVDGPFHANSPRAIAHMAVDGAGIGICPHYAVKPFLEDGTLQVLFEAEEATVITLYAVYPPGRHLTARIRALINHLAEAFRA; the protein is encoded by the coding sequence ATGGATACAATCGACGGCATGCGAACTTTTGTTGCTGTTGCGGGCCAGAGATCCTTTACCGGCGGAGCCGGTCAACTGGGCATTAGTACTAAATTAGCCAGCAAATATGTGCGTCAGTTGGAGGAGCATCTGGGTGCCCAGCTGTTTAACCGGACAACTCGAACTGTTACTCTGACGGATACAGGGACAGCTTATCTAGAACGCTGCCTGCCCTTGCTGGATCAGTTCGACGAACTGGAAGGATTGGTGCAGGAGCGGCAATCTGAACTGGCTGGACCCATTCGTATCACGGCTCCGACAGGATTTGGCAGCCGCGAACTCGTGGCGGCTTTACATCCGTTTCAAAAAGCGCATTCCAAGGTCACTTTTGATATTCGCCTGTCCGATCAACATGTCGCCATCATTGAAGAGGGATTTGATCTGGCCATCCGCTTCGGCGCTTTGAAAGATTCCAGCCTCATGGCCCGCAAGCTGATGGATATGCGACTTGTGGTTATCGCTTCACCCAAGTATTTGTCGGAGTATGGTGAGCCCAGGCATCCAAGTGCGTTGGAAACCCATAATTGCCTGATACAGCTGACCTCTGCTGATCCATATAACTGGAAATTTCGCGTTGATGGAGAGATAGTGTCCTTTCCAGTAGATGGCCCATTTCATGCGAACTCACCGCGGGCAATTGCCCATATGGCTGTTGATGGTGCCGGTATTGGCATATGTCCGCATTATGCGGTAAAGCCGTTTTTGGAAGACGGTACGCTGCAAGTCCTGTTCGAAGCAGAGGAGGCAACGGTAATTACCTTATATGCCGTTTATCCGCCGGGACGGCATCTGACAGCGCGTATTCGAGCATTGATCAATCATCTGGCTGAGGCTTTTCGGGCGTAA